In a genomic window of Flavobacterium crassostreae:
- a CDS encoding superoxide dismutase codes for MAFELPQLPYAYDALEPNIDARTMEIHHSKHHNAYTTNLNAAVTGTDMEGKTIENILINLDLKNAAVRNNGGGFYNHNLFWTVMSPNGGGLPTGDLLAAIEADFGSFEEFKAKFSKAGATQFGSGWAWLCVHKGGKLDVCGTPNQDNPLMPGVGCGGTPILGMDVWEHAYYLHYQNRRPDYIEAFFNVINWTEVSRRFASEK; via the coding sequence ATGGCTTTTGAATTACCTCAGTTACCTTATGCCTATGACGCATTAGAACCAAATATTGATGCTCGAACCATGGAAATTCACCACTCAAAACATCACAACGCCTATACCACCAACCTAAATGCTGCCGTAACGGGTACTGATATGGAAGGAAAAACTATTGAAAACATTTTGATCAATCTGGATTTAAAAAATGCTGCAGTACGTAATAACGGAGGTGGATTTTACAATCACAACCTTTTTTGGACGGTAATGTCTCCAAATGGTGGCGGTCTTCCTACAGGAGATTTACTTGCTGCAATCGAAGCTGACTTTGGTAGTTTTGAGGAGTTTAAAGCAAAATTCAGCAAAGCAGGTGCTACGCAGTTTGGTTCTGGATGGGCTTGGCTATGTGTACACAAAGGAGGTAAACTAGACGTATGCGGTACTCCAAACCAAGACAATCCTTTAATGCCTGGTGTAGGATGTGGCGGAACACCAATTCTTGGAATGGACGTTTGGGAGCATGCTTACTACTTGCACTACCAAAACAGAAGACCCGATTATATTGAAGCTTTCTTTAATGTAATTAATTGGACGGAAGTTTCTAGAAGATTTGCTTCTGAAAAATAG
- a CDS encoding ComF family protein, producing MFLSILNLFFPKTCGGCNHILSSNETILCTLCRHTLPLTNHHLNPKNAVFNTFYGRIDVQFAAAFLYFRKKGIVQEMVHNLKYRGQQEIGQCLGNWVAEDWIATKELTAVDCIIPVPLHPRKFRERGYNQVSSFGLALSAKLNLEYNAALLIRNTYSKTQSKKDFSDRIQGNETTFDVIFSEKDHNKHYLLIDDVITTGATLEACSRALLKIPGTQISILCMAMSDY from the coding sequence ATGTTTCTAAGTATTCTGAATTTGTTTTTTCCTAAAACTTGTGGTGGCTGCAACCATATTTTATCTAGTAATGAAACCATACTTTGCACCTTGTGTAGGCATACCCTACCGCTAACAAACCACCATCTGAACCCAAAGAATGCTGTTTTTAATACATTTTATGGCCGTATAGACGTACAATTTGCTGCTGCATTTTTATACTTTCGTAAAAAAGGAATCGTACAAGAGATGGTACACAACCTTAAATACCGTGGCCAACAAGAAATTGGACAATGTTTAGGCAATTGGGTGGCCGAAGATTGGATCGCAACCAAAGAACTAACCGCTGTAGATTGTATTATACCCGTGCCGCTACACCCCCGAAAATTTAGAGAAAGAGGCTACAATCAGGTTAGCAGTTTTGGCCTGGCTCTATCTGCTAAATTAAACCTAGAGTACAACGCCGCTTTATTGATCCGGAATACCTATTCTAAAACCCAATCCAAAAAAGATTTCTCTGACAGAATCCAAGGCAACGAGACTACATTTGACGTAATTTTTTCGGAAAAAGACCACAACAAACACTACCTACTGATTGATGATGTTATTACTACAGGTGCTACTCTTGAGGCATGCTCTAGAGCTCTTTTAAAAATTCCTGGCACACAAATCAGCATTCTTTGTATGGCTATGTCAGATTATTAA
- a CDS encoding glycine--tRNA ligase, translated as MAKQEDIFKNVISHAKEYGFIFPSSEIYDGLSAVYDYAQNGVELKKNIRDYWWKSMVQMHENIVGLDSSILMHPTTWKASGHVDAFNDPLIDNKDSKKRYRADVLIEDYAEKLNIKALKEIEKARVRFGDAFDEAEFVATNTRVIAYKDKERAILERLATSLEKEDLEDVKALIEELEIACPETGSRNWTEVRQFNLMFGTKLGASADTAMDLYLRPETAQGIFVNFLNVQKTGRMKIPFGIAQTGKAFRNEIVARQFIFRMREFEQMEMQFFVRPGEEMKHYEFWKETRLKWHLSLGLGKENYRFHDHEKLAHYANAAADIEFNFPFGFKELEGIHSRTDFDLKAHEKFSGKKLQYFDTELNKNYVPYVVETSVGLDRMFLAVFATSLKEETLEDGSTRTVLRLPSVLAPTKAAVLPLVKKDGLPEIAHKIIEDLKWDFSVAYDEKDAVGRRYRRQDALGTPFCITVDHQTIEDQTVTIRHRDTMKQDRVKITDLNALIQNEVAVKNWLLKME; from the coding sequence ATGGCAAAACAAGAAGATATATTTAAGAATGTAATTTCGCATGCAAAAGAGTACGGATTTATTTTTCCGTCCAGCGAAATTTACGATGGTTTAAGTGCAGTATATGATTATGCACAAAACGGAGTAGAATTAAAAAAGAATATAAGAGATTATTGGTGGAAATCCATGGTTCAGATGCATGAGAATATTGTAGGTCTGGATTCTTCTATATTGATGCATCCAACAACCTGGAAAGCATCTGGACATGTAGATGCGTTTAATGATCCATTAATAGACAATAAAGATTCTAAAAAAAGGTACCGAGCAGACGTTTTGATCGAAGACTATGCCGAAAAACTCAATATAAAAGCCCTCAAGGAGATTGAGAAAGCAAGAGTTCGGTTTGGAGATGCTTTTGATGAAGCAGAATTTGTAGCTACCAATACCAGAGTAATTGCCTACAAAGACAAAGAAAGAGCCATTCTGGAACGCTTAGCGACTTCTTTAGAAAAAGAAGACCTTGAAGACGTAAAGGCATTGATTGAAGAGTTAGAAATTGCGTGTCCAGAAACAGGCTCACGTAACTGGACCGAAGTGCGCCAATTTAATTTAATGTTTGGTACAAAATTAGGAGCCTCTGCAGATACCGCAATGGATTTGTATTTGCGTCCCGAAACTGCACAAGGGATTTTTGTAAACTTTTTGAATGTACAAAAAACCGGAAGGATGAAAATTCCATTTGGTATTGCCCAAACCGGTAAGGCATTTAGGAATGAAATTGTTGCAAGACAGTTTATTTTTAGAATGCGAGAATTTGAACAAATGGAAATGCAATTTTTTGTACGTCCAGGCGAAGAAATGAAACATTATGAGTTTTGGAAAGAAACGCGTTTAAAATGGCACTTGTCTCTAGGTTTAGGAAAAGAAAATTACCGTTTTCATGACCACGAAAAATTAGCACATTATGCCAATGCAGCAGCAGATATTGAATTTAATTTTCCGTTTGGATTTAAAGAACTAGAGGGGATACACTCGCGTACGGATTTTGATCTCAAAGCCCACGAAAAATTTTCAGGCAAAAAACTACAGTATTTTGACACCGAGTTAAACAAAAACTATGTGCCCTATGTTGTAGAGACTTCCGTAGGATTAGACCGTATGTTCTTGGCTGTTTTTGCCACTTCCTTAAAAGAAGAAACTCTAGAAGATGGTTCTACCAGAACGGTGTTGCGATTGCCATCGGTTTTGGCACCTACAAAAGCAGCCGTTTTGCCATTGGTAAAAAAAGATGGCTTGCCAGAAATTGCTCACAAGATCATAGAGGATCTAAAATGGGATTTCAGCGTAGCCTATGATGAAAAAGATGCTGTTGGCCGCCGTTACAGAAGGCAAGATGCGTTAGGAACGCCATTTTGTATCACTGTTGATCACCAAACCATAGAAGATCAAACCGTAACCATACGTCATAGAGATACCATGAAACAAGACCGTGTTAAAATAACGGATCTTAATGCACTAATCCAAAATGAAGTTGCCGTCAAAAATTGGCTACTAAAAATGGAATAA
- the thiL gene encoding thiamine-phosphate kinase, with the protein MIEDKNPQRTSIAQLGEFGLIDHLTKNFATNQPSTLKGIGDDGAVLDFKDKKIVVSTDLLIEGVHFDLAYMPLKHLGYKAVVVNVSDICAMNAKATQITVSVAVSNRFPLEALEELFEGIAHAAKEYNIDVIGGDTTSSQKGLILSITAIGEADAAEIVYRNGAKETDLLVVTGDIGAAYMGLQVLEREKQVFQVNPNSQPDLDAYTYLIERQLKPEARKDVRTLLHALEIKPTAMIDISDGLSSEIMHLCKQSGVGCNLYEDKLPLDPQLINVCEEFAIDSTTVAINGGEDYELLFTIAMEDFEKIKGNPNFSIIGHMTQQSEGIHLVTRANTKIALKARGWNALRE; encoded by the coding sequence ATGATTGAAGATAAAAACCCACAACGTACCAGTATAGCGCAATTAGGAGAATTTGGACTAATTGACCATTTAACTAAAAATTTTGCAACCAACCAACCCTCTACTTTAAAGGGAATAGGAGATGATGGCGCGGTTTTGGATTTTAAAGACAAAAAAATAGTGGTCTCTACGGATTTATTAATTGAAGGAGTTCATTTTGATTTGGCATACATGCCCTTGAAACATTTAGGCTATAAAGCGGTGGTGGTTAATGTGTCTGACATTTGTGCCATGAATGCCAAGGCTACTCAAATTACGGTATCTGTGGCGGTGTCTAATCGGTTTCCGTTGGAGGCCTTAGAAGAATTATTTGAAGGAATTGCACACGCTGCAAAAGAATACAATATAGATGTTATTGGTGGAGACACTACCTCTTCTCAAAAAGGATTGATCCTAAGCATTACTGCCATTGGCGAAGCGGATGCAGCAGAAATAGTGTACCGAAATGGTGCCAAAGAAACCGATTTATTGGTAGTAACTGGAGATATTGGAGCGGCCTATATGGGTTTGCAAGTTTTAGAACGTGAAAAACAGGTCTTTCAGGTAAATCCTAATTCGCAACCGGATCTGGATGCCTACACCTATCTCATTGAACGACAATTAAAGCCTGAGGCACGCAAAGATGTGCGAACCTTATTACATGCTTTAGAAATAAAACCTACTGCCATGATTGACATCTCGGATGGATTATCCTCCGAAATTATGCATTTGTGCAAACAATCTGGCGTGGGTTGTAATTTATATGAAGACAAACTGCCACTAGACCCTCAATTAATTAATGTTTGCGAAGAGTTTGCTATTGATAGTACCACGGTGGCCATAAATGGAGGCGAAGATTACGAATTGCTTTTTACTATTGCTATGGAAGATTTTGAAAAAATTAAAGGAAACCCTAACTTTTCAATTATCGGACACATGACCCAACAAAGCGAAGGCATACACTTGGTTACTAGGGCAAATACTAAAATTGCTTTAAAGGCTCGGGGCTGGAATGCCTTGCGAGAATAA
- a CDS encoding 1-phosphofructokinase family hexose kinase, with product MNPYNIATLTVNPAVDKSTHLRGLVPEQKIRCDAPRYDAGGGGINVSKAIARLGGNPLTIFTAGGASGQMLAELLQHEAIACQAIGTKNTTRENFVAVDDNTNSQYRFGFPGAAISTSETAKIIDAISQLKSEFLVLSGSLNTSLSVDFYKQLAIIAKKAAIKVIVDTSGEALEKALEAGVYLIKPNVGELAKLIGVAQLEMEQVQQAAQQVIAKGGAEIVVVSLGAQGAVLVTKEVCEYVPAPNVAKKSTVGAGDSMVGGMVWALSQKKSLKEVLCWGVACGTAATMNEGTQLFQTTDAKRLYDWMSS from the coding sequence ATGAACCCATATAACATAGCCACCCTAACCGTAAACCCCGCAGTAGACAAAAGCACCCATCTAAGAGGTTTGGTGCCCGAACAAAAAATACGATGTGATGCACCACGATACGATGCTGGAGGCGGCGGCATAAATGTATCCAAAGCCATAGCACGTTTAGGCGGCAACCCACTAACTATTTTTACCGCAGGTGGCGCTTCTGGGCAAATGCTAGCCGAATTGTTGCAACACGAAGCTATTGCTTGCCAGGCCATTGGTACCAAAAATACCACCCGAGAAAATTTTGTAGCCGTAGATGACAATACCAATTCCCAATACCGGTTTGGATTTCCAGGAGCAGCAATTAGCACCTCCGAAACCGCAAAGATTATAGATGCCATATCCCAGTTGAAATCCGAATTTTTAGTTCTCAGCGGCAGTTTAAACACATCCTTATCGGTAGATTTTTATAAGCAATTGGCTATAATTGCCAAAAAAGCCGCTATAAAAGTAATCGTAGATACCTCAGGAGAAGCCTTAGAAAAAGCGTTAGAAGCCGGTGTATATTTAATCAAACCCAACGTAGGTGAGTTGGCAAAACTAATCGGTGTAGCACAACTTGAAATGGAACAAGTGCAACAAGCAGCACAGCAAGTTATAGCCAAAGGAGGCGCCGAAATTGTGGTGGTTTCTTTGGGAGCACAAGGCGCTGTTTTGGTTACCAAAGAAGTCTGCGAGTACGTTCCGGCACCAAATGTAGCCAAGAAAAGCACCGTTGGAGCTGGAGATAGCATGGTAGGAGGTATGGTATGGGCGCTTTCGCAAAAGAAAAGCCTAAAAGAAGTACTCTGCTGGGGAGTAGCCTGTGGCACTGCAGCAACCATGAACGAGGGAACCCAGTTATTCCAAACAACAGACGCAAAGCGATTGTACGATTGGATGTCAAGCTAA
- the lepA gene encoding translation elongation factor 4 — protein MKKIRNFCIIAHIDHGKSTLADRLLGATQTVTARQEKAQLLDNMDLERERGITIKSHAIQMEYTYKGEEYILNLIDTPGHVDFSYEVSRSIAACEGALLIVDAAQSIQAQTISNLYLALENDLEIIPVLNKVDLPSANPEEVSDDIIDLLGCKLEDIIHASGKTGFGVENILAAIIEKIPPPSGNKDEPLQALIFDSHYNPFRGIEVIFRVVNGEIKKGQKIKFMATGNEYFADEIGTLKLNQVPKQVISAGDVGYLISGIKEAKEVKVGDTLTDAKTPTTNIITGFEDVKPMVFAGIYPVDTEDYEELRNSMEKLQLNDASLVFLPESSAALGFGFRCGFLGMLHMEIIQERLEREFNMTVITTVPNVSYHAFTKKDPDTVLVVNNPSDLPEPSRLDHVEEPFIKATIITKADYVGNVMSLCIEKRGLITNQTYLTTERVELTFDMPLAEIVFDFYDRLKTVSKGYASFDYTPIGMRTSNLVKVDILLNATIVDALSSLMHVDNAYSIGKKMCEKLKELIPRQQFDIPVQAAIGVKVISRETIKALRKDVTAKCYGGDISRKRKLLEKQKKGKKRMRLVGNVEIPQEAFMAVLKLND, from the coding sequence ATGAAAAAAATACGTAATTTTTGCATTATTGCACATATTGACCATGGTAAAAGTACCTTGGCGGACCGTTTATTGGGTGCTACACAAACTGTTACAGCTCGCCAAGAAAAGGCGCAATTGCTCGATAACATGGATCTGGAACGCGAGCGCGGGATTACGATTAAGAGTCATGCCATCCAGATGGAATACACCTATAAAGGTGAAGAATATATCTTGAATTTGATTGATACTCCGGGGCACGTAGATTTTTCGTACGAGGTTTCGAGATCTATTGCGGCTTGCGAAGGGGCGCTATTGATTGTGGATGCGGCTCAGAGTATACAAGCGCAAACGATCTCGAATTTGTATCTTGCTTTAGAGAATGATTTGGAGATTATTCCGGTTTTGAATAAAGTGGATCTGCCTAGCGCTAATCCAGAGGAGGTTAGTGATGATATTATTGATTTATTAGGTTGTAAACTCGAGGATATTATTCATGCTTCGGGCAAGACGGGCTTTGGTGTCGAAAATATTTTGGCGGCCATTATTGAAAAAATCCCGCCACCTTCCGGTAATAAAGACGAGCCATTACAAGCCTTAATTTTTGACTCGCACTACAACCCTTTTAGAGGTATTGAGGTTATTTTTAGGGTGGTTAATGGCGAAATTAAAAAAGGGCAAAAAATTAAATTCATGGCTACAGGCAATGAATATTTTGCTGACGAGATTGGCACGCTAAAACTAAACCAAGTTCCGAAGCAAGTGATTTCGGCTGGAGATGTTGGGTATTTAATCTCCGGAATTAAAGAAGCCAAAGAAGTAAAAGTTGGGGATACCTTGACGGATGCTAAAACGCCTACAACAAATATAATTACCGGCTTTGAGGATGTAAAACCTATGGTTTTTGCCGGAATTTATCCTGTAGATACGGAAGATTATGAAGAGCTACGAAACTCTATGGAAAAGTTACAATTGAACGATGCTTCACTTGTATTTTTACCCGAAAGTTCGGCGGCTTTAGGATTTGGTTTTCGTTGTGGATTTTTGGGGATGCTGCACATGGAGATTATACAAGAGCGTCTCGAACGGGAGTTTAACATGACGGTTATCACTACGGTTCCTAACGTTTCGTACCATGCGTTTACAAAGAAAGATCCTGATACTGTTTTGGTGGTAAACAACCCATCTGACTTGCCAGAGCCTTCTCGTTTAGACCATGTGGAAGAGCCTTTTATAAAAGCTACCATCATTACCAAAGCAGATTATGTTGGTAACGTAATGAGTTTATGTATCGAAAAGCGTGGTTTAATCACCAATCAAACCTACTTGACTACAGAACGTGTGGAGCTGACGTTTGATATGCCCTTAGCAGAAATTGTATTTGACTTTTATGATCGTTTGAAAACGGTTTCTAAAGGATATGCATCGTTTGATTATACTCCTATTGGAATGCGTACTTCAAACTTAGTGAAGGTAGATATTTTATTGAATGCAACAATTGTAGATGCTTTATCTTCATTGATGCACGTTGATAACGCTTATTCTATTGGTAAAAAAATGTGTGAAAAGCTGAAGGAATTGATTCCGAGGCAACAATTTGATATTCCGGTTCAAGCGGCAATTGGTGTAAAGGTGATTTCGCGCGAAACGATCAAAGCCTTACGTAAAGACGTTACTGCTAAGTGTTATGGTGGGGATATTTCCAGAAAACGTAAGTTGCTTGAAAAACAAAAGAAAGGTAAAAAACGCATGCGATTGGTAGGTAATGTGGAGATTCCGCAAGAGGCCTTTATGGCGGTATTGAAATTGAATGATTAA
- the dusB gene encoding tRNA dihydrouridine synthase DusB: MIKIGTIELPEFPLLLAPMEDVSDPPFRRLCKMHGADMMYSEFISSEGLIRDAIKSRMKLDIFDYERPVGIQIFGGDEEAMALSSKIVSTVNPDIIDINFGCPVKKVVCKGAGAGVLKDVDLMIRLTQAVIDSTHLPVTVKTRLGWDDSSINIDEVAERLQDIGVAALSIHARTRAQMYKGHSDWSHIARVKNNPRITMPIFGNGDIDSPEKALQYKNEYGIDGIMIGRAAIGYPWIFNEIKHYFKTGEHLAKPTVADRVAAVRNHLTWAMEWKGERLGIVETRPHYTNYFKGIHSFKPFKQQLVTQDNPQELFAILDTIEQTYAGYKVE, encoded by the coding sequence ATGATTAAGATAGGCACCATAGAATTACCAGAATTTCCGTTACTACTCGCCCCTATGGAAGACGTTAGCGACCCACCATTTCGTAGGTTGTGTAAAATGCATGGTGCCGATATGATGTACTCGGAGTTCATTTCGTCCGAGGGATTAATTCGGGACGCCATCAAAAGCCGTATGAAATTAGACATCTTTGATTACGAGCGTCCTGTTGGAATTCAGATTTTTGGCGGAGACGAAGAAGCCATGGCATTATCCTCTAAAATTGTCTCCACCGTCAACCCCGATATCATTGACATTAACTTTGGTTGTCCAGTCAAAAAAGTAGTTTGCAAAGGCGCCGGTGCCGGCGTTCTAAAAGACGTAGACTTAATGATCCGTTTAACCCAAGCCGTTATAGACAGCACCCATCTGCCAGTAACAGTCAAAACCCGTTTGGGCTGGGACGATAGTTCTATAAACATAGACGAAGTTGCCGAGCGGTTGCAAGACATAGGCGTTGCCGCACTCAGCATACATGCCAGAACCCGAGCCCAGATGTACAAAGGCCACTCCGACTGGTCCCATATTGCTCGAGTAAAAAACAATCCAAGAATCACCATGCCTATTTTTGGCAACGGCGATATTGACTCCCCCGAAAAAGCCTTACAGTATAAAAACGAATACGGAATAGACGGCATCATGATAGGCCGTGCCGCCATTGGATATCCATGGATTTTTAACGAAATCAAGCATTACTTTAAAACCGGAGAACATTTGGCCAAACCAACCGTTGCAGATAGAGTAGCCGCTGTCCGCAATCACCTAACATGGGCAATGGAGTGGAAAGGAGAACGGTTAGGCATTGTAGAAACCAGACCCCATTATACCAATTATTTTAAAGGAATTCATTCCTTCAAACCCTTCAAGCAACAGTTAGTAACCCAAGACAATCCACAAGAGTTATTTGCTATTTTGGATACCATAGAGCAAACATACGCTGGTTATAAAGTAGAGTAA
- a CDS encoding ABC transporter permease has product MNFSFYIAKRYLRSTSKNNAINIINRIASMGIIVGAMALFVVLSVFSGLKVFSLSFTNAIDPDLKISSTLGKSFFISPEQEAKIKKIDGVAGYSKIIEERVLFVFNGKQMVTYLKGTDPQFDKVNAIQKTLYNGQWLEKDTYQVVVGYGIAQKFSMGLLDFNSQLEVMVPKPGKGTIENAAQAFNKAVVYPVGIYAISEDLDSKYVFADLGLAQELLEYKSNQISGIEIQEKAGAEEQAIIDSLHAIFENKITIKNRAQLNEALYKMLNTENIAVYLIFTLVIVVALFNLIGALIMMILDKKSNLKTLLNLGTDIADLRKIFLLQGTLLSVVGGVIGLVIGILIVLLQQHFEFIKITPTLAYPVVFSIQNVLIVMGTIVSLGFIASLIASSRVSKKLLE; this is encoded by the coding sequence TTGAATTTTTCTTTTTATATAGCCAAACGCTACTTGCGTAGTACCAGTAAAAATAATGCCATTAATATTATCAACCGTATTGCTAGTATGGGGATTATTGTGGGCGCTATGGCTTTGTTTGTGGTGTTATCGGTTTTTAGTGGATTGAAGGTTTTTAGTCTTTCGTTTACCAATGCTATTGATCCTGACTTGAAGATTAGTAGCACTCTAGGGAAATCTTTTTTTATTAGTCCGGAGCAAGAGGCCAAAATTAAGAAAATAGATGGTGTAGCTGGCTATTCAAAAATTATTGAAGAACGGGTTTTGTTTGTTTTTAATGGCAAGCAAATGGTTACGTATTTGAAGGGAACCGATCCGCAGTTTGACAAGGTAAATGCGATCCAAAAAACGCTTTATAATGGCCAATGGCTCGAGAAGGATACTTATCAGGTGGTGGTGGGCTATGGGATTGCTCAAAAGTTTTCGATGGGGTTATTGGATTTTAATAGCCAACTTGAGGTAATGGTGCCCAAACCCGGAAAGGGTACTATTGAAAATGCGGCGCAGGCTTTTAATAAAGCTGTGGTGTATCCAGTTGGAATTTATGCCATTAGTGAAGATCTGGATTCTAAATATGTTTTTGCAGATTTAGGCTTGGCGCAAGAGTTATTGGAGTATAAAAGCAACCAGATTTCTGGGATTGAGATTCAAGAAAAGGCTGGTGCAGAGGAGCAGGCAATTATCGATTCGTTGCATGCTATTTTTGAGAATAAAATTACGATTAAAAACAGAGCCCAACTCAATGAGGCTCTTTATAAGATGTTGAACACGGAGAATATTGCGGTGTATTTGATTTTTACGCTGGTGATTGTGGTGGCGCTTTTTAATTTGATTGGCGCGCTAATTATGATGATTCTGGACAAGAAAAGCAATCTAAAAACGCTTTTGAATCTTGGAACGGATATTGCCGATTTAAGAAAAATATTTTTACTGCAAGGCACGCTACTCAGTGTGGTTGGTGGCGTTATTGGCCTGGTTATTGGAATACTAATTGTGCTGTTACAACAACATTTTGAATTTATTAAAATTACTCCTACGTTGGCTTATCCGGTGGTTTTTTCTATCCAAAATGTATTGATTGTAATGGGTACAATTGTCTCCCTTGGATTTATCGCTTCGTTGATTGCAAGTAGTCGCGTGAGTAAAAAATTGTTGGAATAA
- the rbfA gene encoding 30S ribosome-binding factor RbfA — METNRQKKIGGVIQKDLVDILQGEVRKNGVSNLIISVSKVSVTTDLSVATVYLSVFPQEKAQEILEAVKSNAKTIKHDLSQRVRLQLRKVPNLVFFIDDSLDYIEKINTALSNRDNPIENRDLLEKRKQI; from the coding sequence ATGGAAACAAATAGACAGAAAAAAATAGGTGGGGTGATCCAAAAAGATTTGGTGGATATTCTGCAGGGTGAAGTGAGAAAAAATGGGGTATCTAATTTGATTATTTCGGTATCTAAAGTGAGTGTGACTACGGATTTGTCTGTGGCAACGGTGTATTTGAGTGTATTTCCTCAGGAGAAAGCTCAGGAGATCTTGGAGGCAGTGAAGTCTAATGCCAAGACAATTAAGCATGATTTGTCGCAAAGGGTGCGTTTGCAGTTACGAAAGGTGCCTAATTTGGTGTTTTTTATTGATGACTCTTTGGATTATATTGAAAAAATTAATACGGCCTTGTCTAATAGGGATAATCCTATTGAGAATAGGGATCTTTTGGAAAAACGCAAGCAAATTTAA